In Alkalihalobacillus sp. FSL W8-0930, a single window of DNA contains:
- the rseP gene encoding RIP metalloprotease RseP — MNTLLSFLVIFSVLVFVHEWGHLYFAQKAGILCREFAIGMGPKLFSFKRDETIYTVRLLPIGGFVRMAGEDPEQVSIKPGYEVGLVLDAQDKVTKIYVNNKSKHPEAQVVQVERIDLERELIIEAFNDEDELMTYHVHERADVIEDEVPNQIAPHDRQFGSKSVGKRAMAIFAGPLMNFVLAFFLFVIVAAIQGIPTPEVSAVAEGSGAEEAGIQQGDVIQSINGEDVSTWRQVTSIIEDNPSTTITVGLERDGQMIQLDANTISVDLGPEQIGQLGVGPVIKQDFGAAILEGFIKPYEVVISIFKTLGTIITGQFSLDYIAGPVGIYNITGEAASLGILTLINFAAMLSMNLGIVNLLPIPAMDGGRLVFLGYEAVRGKPVDPQKEGMIQFVGFAFLMLLMIVVTWNDISKLFM; from the coding sequence TTGAATACATTACTTTCGTTTCTGGTTATTTTCAGTGTACTTGTATTTGTTCATGAGTGGGGGCATTTGTACTTTGCTCAAAAAGCCGGAATTCTCTGCCGTGAGTTTGCAATTGGTATGGGTCCCAAGCTTTTCTCGTTCAAACGTGATGAGACAATTTATACTGTTCGTCTCCTTCCTATCGGTGGATTTGTACGAATGGCTGGGGAAGATCCAGAGCAAGTTTCTATCAAACCAGGTTATGAAGTAGGACTAGTTCTGGATGCACAAGATAAAGTAACGAAGATCTATGTGAACAATAAGTCGAAACACCCTGAGGCGCAAGTGGTTCAGGTTGAGCGGATCGATTTGGAGCGCGAACTGATCATTGAGGCATTTAATGATGAGGATGAACTGATGACGTATCATGTTCATGAACGCGCAGATGTAATTGAGGATGAAGTTCCTAATCAAATTGCACCTCATGATCGCCAATTTGGCTCAAAGTCAGTAGGGAAACGGGCGATGGCCATTTTTGCTGGTCCATTAATGAACTTTGTATTGGCCTTTTTCTTATTTGTCATAGTAGCAGCCATTCAAGGGATCCCAACACCGGAGGTTTCTGCTGTTGCTGAAGGTTCAGGTGCAGAAGAGGCCGGGATCCAGCAGGGTGACGTCATCCAAAGTATTAATGGAGAAGACGTTTCTACTTGGAGACAAGTAACTTCTATTATAGAAGATAATCCTAGTACAACCATTACTGTTGGACTAGAGCGAGATGGACAAATGATACAGCTTGATGCGAATACTATTTCAGTTGATCTCGGTCCTGAGCAAATTGGTCAATTAGGTGTAGGTCCTGTCATTAAACAAGATTTTGGTGCAGCGATTTTAGAAGGGTTTATTAAACCATATGAAGTGGTTATATCTATTTTCAAAACGCTTGGAACAATCATTACGGGTCAGTTCTCATTAGATTATATTGCCGGTCCAGTTGGTATCTATAATATTACTGGAGAGGCAGCATCGCTTGGCATTCTTACATTGATTAATTTTGCTGCAATGTTAAGTATGAACCTTGGAATCGTCAATCTATTGCCAATACCGGCTATGGATGGAGGCAGACTTGTTTTCTTAGGATATGAAGCAGTAAGAGGAAAACCAGTTGATCCTCAAAAAGAAGGAATGATTCAGTTTGTTGGATTTGCGTTCCTTATGCTTCTAATGATTGTCGTGACGTGGAACGACATTAGTAAATTGTTTATGTAG
- a CDS encoding 1-deoxy-D-xylulose-5-phosphate reductoisomerase produces MKQISLLGSTGSIGTQTLDVIRSNPDHFNLVALSAGSNIELVASQIREFHPLLVSVKGEEEARKLKLEVGDSTIILSGEDGLMEVACHQEADVLVNAVIGSVGLKPTLAAIKAGRDIAIANKETLVTAGHIVTTEANRHGVALIPVDSEHSAIFQALNGEDPSSIDRLIVTASGGSFRDRSRNELEGVTVDEALAHPNWSMGAKITIDSATMMNKGLEVIEAHWLFQIPYDQIEVLMHKESIIHSMIEFRDRSVMAQLGTADMRLPIQYALTYPERLARETAERLNLWELGKLHFGKLDMERYRCMKFAYDAGRAAGTVPTVLNAANEVAVAAFLNNQISFLQIEDLIEASLNQHIRISEPSLDEILEADARTRQFVQSKL; encoded by the coding sequence TTGAAGCAGATTAGTTTATTAGGTTCAACAGGATCAATCGGAACACAAACATTAGATGTCATCAGATCAAACCCAGATCACTTTAATCTTGTTGCTTTATCTGCAGGGTCGAATATTGAACTGGTTGCTAGTCAAATTCGCGAGTTTCATCCTTTACTTGTAAGTGTAAAAGGAGAGGAAGAAGCGAGAAAGCTGAAGCTTGAAGTAGGAGATTCCACGATTATTCTATCAGGAGAAGATGGGTTAATGGAAGTTGCCTGTCATCAGGAAGCAGATGTATTAGTGAATGCAGTGATTGGTAGTGTAGGACTCAAACCTACGCTTGCAGCGATAAAAGCTGGGCGCGATATTGCTATTGCAAATAAAGAAACACTTGTAACAGCTGGTCATATTGTTACTACTGAGGCGAATAGACATGGAGTAGCACTTATACCGGTGGATAGTGAGCATTCAGCAATTTTCCAAGCACTAAATGGGGAAGACCCGAGTTCAATCGATCGTCTCATAGTCACTGCCTCAGGTGGTAGTTTCAGAGATCGGTCCCGTAATGAGCTTGAAGGTGTAACTGTAGATGAAGCACTCGCCCATCCAAACTGGTCTATGGGAGCAAAAATTACAATTGACTCTGCTACTATGATGAATAAAGGGTTAGAAGTCATTGAAGCTCATTGGTTGTTTCAGATTCCATACGATCAAATCGAAGTGCTTATGCACAAAGAAAGTATCATCCATTCAATGATTGAATTTCGTGATCGAAGTGTGATGGCTCAACTAGGTACTGCTGACATGCGCTTACCGATTCAGTATGCACTAACGTATCCGGAACGACTTGCACGAGAGACAGCAGAAAGGTTAAACTTATGGGAATTGGGTAAGCTTCATTTTGGCAAGTTAGATATGGAGCGTTATCGGTGCATGAAGTTTGCCTATGATGCAGGTCGTGCTGCTGGTACAGTGCCAACGGTATTAAATGCTGCGAATGAAGTGGCAGTTGCTGCGTTTTTAAACAATCAAATCTCATTTTTACAAATTGAAGATTTAATTGAAGCATCCTTAAATCAGCATATTCGAATTTCTGAACCTAGTTTAGATGAAATTTTAGAGGCTGACGCGCGAACAAGACAATTTGTTCAATCAAAATTGTAA
- a CDS encoding phosphatidate cytidylyltransferase translates to MKQRIITGAGFGIIMIAMIFLGGTLFNLAVSITATIAMVELLKMKKMQAMSITGLTGLLSMWILLIPAEWFGAIFPFPFTKVELFIFFILIMLMLTVLTKNTFTFDEVGFLVVSSVYVGFGFHYLMLTRDTPIIGMSLVFFVILLIWTTDSAAYFVGRAIGKNKLWPDISPNKTIEGSLGGVVFALIIGTVIYFVLPDLSTYISFLTAFGMMLIASIFGQIGDLVESALKRHYSVKDSGNVLPGHGGILDRFDSLIFVLPILHLIQLI, encoded by the coding sequence ATGAAACAGCGTATTATTACTGGTGCTGGATTTGGCATCATTATGATTGCGATGATTTTTTTAGGGGGAACATTGTTTAACCTGGCTGTGAGTATTACAGCAACAATTGCTATGGTTGAACTGTTAAAAATGAAAAAAATGCAGGCCATGTCGATTACAGGTTTGACTGGTCTGCTTTCCATGTGGATATTATTAATACCGGCTGAGTGGTTTGGGGCTATTTTCCCATTTCCATTTACTAAAGTAGAACTGTTTATCTTTTTTATTCTAATCATGCTTATGCTAACTGTATTAACAAAAAATACATTCACATTTGATGAGGTAGGATTTCTAGTTGTCTCATCTGTATATGTTGGTTTTGGTTTTCATTATCTAATGTTAACGAGAGACACACCTATCATTGGCATGTCCCTTGTCTTTTTTGTTATCCTATTAATCTGGACAACGGACTCAGCGGCTTACTTTGTTGGACGAGCCATTGGGAAAAACAAGCTATGGCCCGATATTAGTCCGAACAAGACCATTGAAGGATCGCTTGGTGGTGTTGTATTTGCACTAATCATTGGAACTGTCATTTATTTTGTGTTGCCGGATTTATCAACGTACATATCGTTTTTAACTGCATTTGGGATGATGCTAATTGCTTCTATATTTGGTCAAATCGGGGATCTAGTTGAATCGGCTCTAAAACGACATTATTCAGTTAAAGACTCTGGAAATGTATTACCGGGTCATGGTGGGATTTTGGACCGTTTTGACAGCTTGATCTTTGTCTTACCCATTCTACATCTCATTCAACTAATTTAA
- a CDS encoding isoprenyl transferase, with product MLEIFSKWKANLTSADLPDQAEEGKLPQHIAIIMDGNGRWAKQKGLPRIAGHREGMKVVTKIVRTASNMGIEVLTLYAFSTENWKRPKKEVDFLLGLPELYLNAELPKLIENNVQVRLIGTTDHLPDHTLRAVEKAIKDTESNTGMILNFALNYGSRHEMLEAVKSIGRLIEEGKLSADSLTEETIHEHLMTSQLNDPDLLIRTSGEIRLSNFMLWQLAYSEFWFTDVLWPDFGEQDFVEAIAVYQKRKRRYGGV from the coding sequence ATGCTTGAGATATTTTCAAAATGGAAAGCGAACTTAACATCAGCTGATTTACCTGATCAAGCAGAGGAAGGCAAGCTTCCGCAGCACATCGCCATCATCATGGACGGCAACGGTAGGTGGGCTAAACAAAAAGGGTTACCACGCATTGCTGGACATCGAGAAGGAATGAAGGTTGTTACCAAAATTGTTCGAACAGCAAGTAACATGGGTATTGAGGTTTTAACACTTTACGCTTTTTCTACAGAGAACTGGAAGAGGCCCAAAAAAGAAGTTGATTTTTTACTTGGGTTGCCTGAGCTTTACTTAAACGCCGAGCTTCCAAAATTAATTGAAAACAATGTACAGGTCCGTTTAATTGGAACGACAGATCATCTGCCCGATCACACATTGAGAGCAGTAGAAAAAGCAATAAAAGACACGGAGTCCAACACAGGCATGATCTTAAACTTTGCCTTAAACTACGGTAGTCGTCATGAAATGCTAGAAGCAGTTAAAAGCATCGGAAGGTTAATTGAAGAAGGCAAATTATCGGCCGACTCATTAACTGAAGAAACGATACATGAACACTTAATGACTTCACAATTAAATGATCCTGATCTATTAATTCGAACAAGTGGAGAAATCCGTTTGAGCAATTTTATGCTTTGGCAGCTTGCCTATAGTGAATTCTGGTTTACAGATGTATTATGGCCGGACTTTGGGGAACAGGACTTTGTGGAGGCCATTGCGGTATACCAGAAACGAAAACGCCGATATGGCGGAGTGTAA
- the frr gene encoding ribosome recycling factor, translated as MTTEVKQQATERMTKAIDSLRRELAKLRAGRANPAILDRVTVEYYGALTPLNQLATISVPEARLLVIQPFDKSSIADVERAILKADLGLTPSNDGQVIRIAIPALTEERRRDLVKIVKKSAEDAKVAIRNIRRDANDDLKKQQKDGELTEDDLRQSTDEIQKLTDQFIATADKEADQKEQEVMEV; from the coding sequence ATGACAACAGAAGTAAAACAACAAGCAACTGAGCGTATGACTAAGGCAATTGATTCATTACGCAGAGAGCTCGCAAAACTTAGAGCTGGTCGCGCAAATCCGGCTATTTTAGACCGCGTAACGGTTGAATATTATGGTGCATTAACTCCATTAAATCAACTTGCAACAATCTCAGTTCCAGAAGCACGCTTACTTGTTATTCAGCCTTTCGACAAATCTTCAATTGCTGATGTTGAGCGCGCTATTCTTAAGGCGGATCTTGGACTTACACCTTCTAATGATGGACAAGTCATTCGTATTGCGATTCCAGCACTAACGGAAGAACGTCGTCGTGACCTAGTTAAAATCGTTAAGAAATCTGCTGAGGATGCGAAAGTTGCCATTCGTAACATTCGTCGTGATGCAAATGACGATCTTAAGAAACAACAAAAAGATGGCGAGCTTACAGAAGACGATCTAAGACAATCAACAGATGAAATTCAAAAGCTTACAGATCAATTTATCGCGACTGCAGATAAAGAAGCCGATCAAAAAGAACAAGAAGTTATGGAAGTGTGA
- the pyrH gene encoding UMP kinase, translated as MNKYNRVVLKLSGEALAGELGYGIDPSVIQSVAKQVKEIVELDVEVAVVVGGGNIWRGMAGSAKGMDRATADYMGMLATVMNSLALQDSLEDIEVQSRVQTSIEMRQVAEPYIRRKAIRHLEKKRVVIFAAGTGNPYFSTDTTAALRAAEIEAEVILMAKNKVDGVYSADPSIDENAVKYKEITYMDVLKEGLAVMDSTASSLCMDNDIPLVVFSILEEGNIKRAVLKEDIGTIVRGTNA; from the coding sequence ATGAACAAGTATAATCGAGTTGTGTTAAAGTTAAGTGGAGAAGCGTTAGCTGGCGAATTAGGATATGGAATTGACCCAAGTGTTATTCAATCAGTTGCCAAGCAAGTAAAAGAAATTGTAGAATTAGATGTTGAAGTTGCTGTGGTTGTAGGTGGAGGAAACATCTGGCGTGGAATGGCAGGAAGTGCAAAGGGCATGGACCGTGCAACTGCTGATTATATGGGTATGCTAGCTACTGTTATGAATTCACTGGCACTACAAGACAGTCTAGAAGATATTGAGGTACAATCTCGAGTACAAACATCGATTGAAATGCGCCAAGTGGCTGAGCCATACATCAGGAGAAAAGCGATTCGTCATTTAGAAAAGAAACGTGTAGTGATCTTTGCTGCCGGTACTGGAAACCCGTACTTCTCTACAGATACAACAGCGGCATTACGTGCAGCTGAAATTGAAGCAGAAGTTATTTTAATGGCAAAAAATAAAGTTGATGGTGTCTACAGTGCTGATCCATCAATTGATGAAAACGCCGTGAAGTACAAAGAAATTACATATATGGATGTGCTGAAAGAGGGTCTAGCTGTTATGGATTCCACAGCATCTTCCTTATGCATGGACAATGATATTCCATTAGTTGTATTCTCTATCCTTGAAGAAGGAAATATTAAACGAGCGGTTCTAAAAGAAGATATTGGAACCATTGTGAGGGGGACAAACGCATGA
- the tsf gene encoding translation elongation factor Ts, which translates to MAVKASMVKELREKTGAGMMDCKKALTETNGDMEKAIDFLREKGIASAAKKADRVAAEGLAAVVTEGNKAVIIEVNSETDFVAKNEGFQTLVKELAEHLLAKEPANVEEALEQPFKDGSTSVQEHINSAIAKIGEKLSLRRFAVATKEDGDVFGGYLHQGGRIGVLTVLGNSSDEDLARDVAMHVAAIRPTYVSRDEVEAEEVNREREVLKQQALNEGKPENIVEKMVEGRLSKYFEQVCLLDQPFVKDGDQKVGKFLAAKNATAKSFVRFEVGEGMEKREENFAEEVMSQVKK; encoded by the coding sequence ATGGCAGTAAAAGCTAGCATGGTAAAAGAATTGCGCGAAAAAACTGGCGCAGGTATGATGGATTGTAAGAAAGCATTAACAGAAACAAACGGAGATATGGAAAAAGCAATTGATTTTCTTCGTGAAAAAGGGATCGCAAGTGCTGCTAAAAAAGCAGATCGCGTAGCTGCAGAAGGACTAGCTGCTGTTGTAACTGAAGGAAACAAAGCAGTTATCATCGAAGTGAACTCTGAAACTGATTTCGTTGCTAAAAACGAAGGCTTCCAAACACTTGTTAAGGAGCTTGCTGAGCACCTTCTTGCAAAAGAACCTGCAAATGTTGAAGAAGCACTTGAGCAACCATTTAAAGATGGTAGCACATCCGTTCAAGAACACATCAACAGTGCAATCGCTAAAATTGGTGAAAAGCTTTCTCTTCGCCGTTTTGCAGTTGCTACAAAAGAAGATGGAGACGTATTTGGTGGATACCTTCACCAAGGCGGACGTATCGGTGTGTTAACGGTTCTTGGTAACTCTTCTGATGAAGATCTTGCTAGAGACGTTGCAATGCACGTTGCTGCAATTCGTCCAACGTATGTATCTCGTGATGAAGTAGAAGCGGAAGAAGTAAACCGTGAGCGCGAAGTACTTAAGCAACAAGCTCTTAACGAAGGTAAGCCTGAGAACATCGTTGAGAAAATGGTAGAAGGCCGTCTAAGCAAATATTTTGAGCAAGTTTGTCTTCTAGATCAGCCGTTTGTTAAAGATGGCGATCAAAAAGTTGGTAAATTCCTTGCTGCTAAAAACGCAACAGCTAAATCATTTGTTCGTTTTGAAGTTGGAGAAGGAATGGAAAAACGTGAAGAGAACTTCGCTGAAGAAGTTATGTCACAAGTAAAGAAATAA
- the rpsB gene encoding 30S ribosomal protein S2, with amino-acid sequence MAVISMKQLLEAGVHFGHQTRRWNPKMDRYIFTERNGIYIIDLQKTVKKVEQAYNFVRDIAADGGKILFVGTKKQAQDSVRDEAIRCGMYFINQRWLGGTLTNFETIQKRIKRLKNIEKMEQDGTFDVLPKKEVILLNKEKDRLEKFLGGIKDMKGVPDALFVIDPRKERIAIAEAHKLNIPIVAIVDTNCDPDEIDYVIPGNDDAIRAVKLLTGKMADAVIEATAHEEQVEEEAEVEEETTTA; translated from the coding sequence GTGGCAGTTATCTCCATGAAACAATTGCTAGAGGCTGGTGTACACTTTGGTCACCAAACTCGTCGCTGGAATCCTAAAATGGATCGCTACATCTTCACAGAAAGAAATGGTATTTACATTATTGACCTTCAAAAGACGGTTAAGAAAGTTGAGCAAGCGTACAACTTTGTTCGCGATATCGCTGCTGACGGAGGAAAAATCCTTTTCGTTGGTACGAAAAAACAAGCTCAAGATTCAGTAAGAGATGAAGCAATCCGTTGCGGAATGTACTTCATCAACCAACGCTGGCTTGGTGGGACGTTAACGAACTTTGAAACCATTCAAAAGCGTATTAAACGTCTTAAAAACATTGAGAAAATGGAACAGGACGGTACATTTGACGTTCTTCCTAAAAAAGAAGTTATCCTTCTAAACAAAGAAAAAGATCGTCTTGAGAAGTTCCTAGGCGGTATTAAAGATATGAAGGGTGTTCCTGACGCACTATTCGTCATTGACCCTCGTAAAGAGCGTATTGCGATCGCTGAAGCTCACAAGTTAAATATCCCAATCGTTGCGATTGTTGATACAAACTGTGATCCAGACGAGATTGATTATGTAATTCCTGGTAACGACGATGCAATCCGCGCTGTTAAACTTCTAACTGGTAAAATGGCTGACGCTGTAATCGAAGCAACAGCTCATGAAGAGCAAGTAGAAGAAGAAGCGGAAGTTGAAGAAGAAACAACTACAGCTTAA
- a CDS encoding FliA/WhiG family RNA polymerase sigma factor — protein sequence MWEDWFNDRSREACDHLVRMYLPLVQFHVQRISIGLPGSVRKDELTSHGLYGLLDALEKFDPNRDLKFDTYASFRVRGAIIDGLRKEDWLSRSMREKIKRVEAASEKLEQQEGRYVSSAEVAEFLHMDESDVAQIMAEQFVANILSIDEPTQEAERQESFAATIEDKLTKTPEATLMESATKDELAEVIAGLTEKEQLVISLFYYEELTLTEIGHILELSTSRISQIHSKALFKLRQVMEKQSRSYS from the coding sequence ATGTGGGAAGATTGGTTTAATGACCGAAGTAGGGAGGCGTGTGACCATCTTGTAAGAATGTACCTGCCATTAGTACAATTTCACGTACAACGAATTTCAATCGGCTTGCCTGGCAGTGTTCGAAAAGATGAACTCACAAGTCACGGCTTATATGGATTGCTGGATGCACTTGAGAAATTTGATCCGAATCGTGATTTGAAATTTGATACGTACGCTTCGTTTAGAGTCCGTGGGGCGATTATTGATGGGTTACGTAAAGAAGATTGGTTATCACGTTCAATGAGAGAAAAGATTAAGCGAGTAGAGGCAGCGTCTGAGAAGCTTGAACAACAGGAAGGCAGATATGTATCAAGTGCAGAGGTCGCGGAGTTTCTTCATATGGATGAATCTGATGTAGCACAAATCATGGCTGAACAATTTGTTGCAAATATATTATCAATTGACGAGCCAACACAAGAGGCAGAACGCCAGGAGTCATTTGCTGCGACAATTGAAGATAAGTTAACAAAAACACCTGAGGCTACATTAATGGAGTCGGCAACGAAAGATGAACTTGCAGAGGTAATCGCAGGGCTAACAGAGAAAGAGCAGCTTGTCATTAGTTTATTCTATTACGAAGAGCTGACACTAACCGAAATTGGTCATATTTTAGAATTGTCTACCTCACGCATTTCTCAGATCCATTCAAAGGCTTTATTTAAACTACGTCAAGTAATGGAGAAACAAAGTCGTTCTTACTCATAA
- a CDS encoding chemotaxis protein CheD has translation MNEVVTIGMAELLCSNDTAPLRTSGLGSCVGVIIYQEGSTFAGMAHIMLPSVTISSNREHKIGKFADVAIPELVRLLRAKGASSYRLKAKIAGGAQMFASAGNEMMRVGERNVIAVKEQLTELNIPLIAEDTGGRNGRTISFNPATHELTIRTVHLGTKVI, from the coding sequence ATGAATGAAGTGGTCACAATTGGGATGGCAGAGCTATTATGTTCAAATGATACGGCTCCTCTGCGAACCTCTGGGTTGGGTTCCTGCGTAGGCGTAATCATTTATCAAGAAGGATCAACGTTCGCTGGGATGGCTCACATCATGCTTCCTTCCGTCACAATCTCAAGTAATCGTGAGCACAAGATCGGTAAATTTGCTGATGTAGCTATTCCGGAATTAGTCAGGCTGCTCAGGGCTAAAGGGGCCTCTAGCTATCGGTTAAAAGCGAAGATTGCGGGTGGTGCGCAAATGTTTGCCTCAGCTGGAAATGAAATGATGCGTGTTGGCGAAAGAAATGTCATCGCTGTGAAAGAACAACTAACCGAATTAAATATCCCGTTAATAGCTGAAGATACAGGTGGTAGAAATGGACGAACGATCAGCTTTAATCCAGCTACTCATGAACTAACAATCCGAACGGTTCACTTAGGAACAAAAGTAATCTAA
- a CDS encoding chemotaxis protein CheC yields MKNYEFIHSTHLDVLREIGNIGAGHAATSLSALLGRKIEMTIPEATVIPFDELPDRMGGSENEIAAIFTPVTGDTPGSVYFFSDVTQSNAVIQQLTHPLSEATHQDLAAQYGQSAFLEAGNIVIGSYLSAFADLTGLQVTRGVPDLSIDMAGAIISHGLSRLLIQSDVAICIDTHMRIDGETATRNFGSILLLFDPDSFNVLFKALGVEIDE; encoded by the coding sequence ATGAAAAACTATGAGTTTATTCATTCAACTCATCTAGATGTACTTCGAGAAATTGGAAATATCGGTGCCGGACATGCCGCCACCTCGTTGTCAGCATTGTTAGGAAGAAAAATCGAAATGACGATTCCAGAAGCGACGGTCATTCCATTTGATGAACTTCCTGACCGTATGGGCGGATCAGAAAATGAGATTGCAGCCATCTTTACTCCAGTCACTGGAGATACACCAGGAAGCGTTTATTTTTTCTCGGATGTGACTCAATCAAATGCGGTCATTCAGCAATTAACGCATCCTCTTTCTGAAGCGACTCATCAAGATCTTGCAGCACAATATGGTCAATCTGCTTTTCTAGAAGCAGGAAATATTGTCATTGGTTCTTATCTTTCTGCGTTTGCTGATTTAACTGGATTGCAGGTTACACGGGGAGTGCCAGATTTATCAATAGATATGGCAGGCGCTATCATCAGTCACGGATTAAGTCGATTATTAATTCAAAGCGATGTCGCAATTTGTATTGATACCCATATGAGGATTGATGGTGAAACAGCAACTAGAAATTTCGGCAGTATTTTGCTTCTGTTCGACCCAGATTCGTTTAACGTTTTATTCAAAGCCCTAGGAGTCGAGATCGATGAATGA
- a CDS encoding chemotaxis response regulator protein-glutamate methylesterase codes for MNPIRVLVVDDSAFMRKVVTDMLQADPEIFVVGTARNGEDATKKNLELKPDVITMDVEMPVLDGLGALKQIMIEHPIPVVMVSSLTSIGAHTTMLAMEAGAVDFVAKTSGSISLDLFTIADLLRDKIKLAAQANVRKPIAQEPVQPISIKLSSFVHKPKERKLVAIGVSTGGPKALKDVLTKIPKNIAAPIVIVQHMPEGFTKSLADRLDSLSDIRIVEASEGDVLDDGTAYIAPGGKHLKVKKVGNQWICTLSTEPAVNGHRPSVDVLYQSIARLDDAAVIAVVMTGMGSDGSEGLKQLKTNHLCYALAQSEETSVVYGMPKMAVRTGKIDQVVHLQELANQIRAHC; via the coding sequence ATGAATCCAATTAGGGTGCTAGTAGTAGATGACTCTGCATTTATGCGTAAAGTCGTAACGGATATGTTACAAGCTGATCCTGAAATTTTTGTAGTAGGGACAGCAAGAAATGGTGAAGATGCGACCAAAAAGAATCTAGAGTTAAAACCGGATGTCATTACGATGGATGTAGAGATGCCTGTTTTGGACGGGCTAGGCGCCCTTAAGCAAATTATGATAGAACACCCAATCCCAGTTGTGATGGTGAGTAGTCTAACGAGTATTGGCGCTCACACAACGATGCTCGCCATGGAGGCAGGAGCGGTTGACTTTGTTGCAAAAACGAGTGGTTCCATCTCTCTAGACTTATTTACGATTGCTGATCTCCTTAGGGATAAGATAAAACTTGCGGCACAGGCAAACGTTAGGAAGCCTATTGCCCAAGAGCCCGTTCAACCTATTTCTATAAAATTATCTTCTTTCGTTCATAAACCAAAGGAGAGAAAACTAGTTGCTATAGGCGTTTCAACTGGTGGACCCAAAGCGTTAAAGGATGTTCTCACGAAAATTCCTAAAAACATTGCTGCGCCGATTGTTATTGTTCAGCACATGCCAGAAGGTTTTACGAAATCACTTGCAGATCGCCTGGACTCCTTAAGCGATATTCGTATAGTAGAAGCAAGTGAAGGAGATGTGTTAGATGATGGTACAGCTTATATTGCACCAGGTGGAAAACATCTCAAGGTTAAAAAGGTAGGTAATCAGTGGATCTGTACATTATCAACTGAGCCTGCTGTAAACGGTCACCGCCCATCAGTAGACGTACTTTACCAATCAATTGCCCGATTAGATGACGCGGCTGTCATTGCAGTGGTTATGACAGGCATGGGCTCCGATGGTTCTGAAGGCTTGAAACAATTAAAAACAAATCACCTATGTTACGCCCTTGCTCAGTCTGAAGAAACAAGTGTTGTGTATGGAATGCCGAAGATGGCCGTTCGAACAGGGAAAATTGATCAAGTTGTTCATTTGCAAGAGTTGGCCAATCAAATACGAGCTCATTGTTAG